The genomic window cgactctAGATGGagaggatctgctcatccaaaattctcttaTCTGATcatgttttgctgacattttgggctggtggacactcagggacaggctcgctctcaaaggttggttcaggctcaaatggctcactaggtatccgagttggttcTTTATAGGCaacaagatctgtaatgttaaaagtagagctaatcccAAAATCAGAAGTTAGGTCCACAACATATGcatttgatccaattttttttatgatcttaAACAGACCTGCTCCTCGGACATGTAACTTCTTCATAATTTCGGGTGgaaaccgttcaggcctcaatcgaaccatcacatagtctccttCTGCAAACTCTTAGACCGTCGATAAGAATCTGCATtatgtttataaactttattgctcatactaatttttttactgatctctttatgcagactcttgacatactgtgcaaatgactctgcagatttGAAAATCCTAGtatgcatgggtagtgggatgaggtctattaattttctaggttgatatccatgaactacttcaaaagaaCTCATgcaatggacctattaacagagctattatatacAAATTTGGCtcggggcagcaaaagatcccagttacccatatgtttCTCCAATCAAGCAACACAAAAGATTTTCAAGNNNNNNNNNNNNNNNNNNNNNNNNNNNNNNNNNNNNNNNNNNNNNNNNNNNNNNNNNNNNNNNNNNNNNNNNNNNNNNNNNNNNNNNNNNNNNNNNNNNNTGAAAGTAAATTGAGTTATTCTTAAGCAAATTAGGATCAGCTTATAAAAAAAAGAGTCACTTGAGAATGTTTtgggtagaaatttttttttaaagctcaCCCCATTAATTAGTTGTTCTTCACCACTTTTAGTTGCAAGAGTTTGTAAAAGTTCAGCTCAGCTGGGTTATAATCTCTTTCTGATAATTAAAAATCTGCAGATGATTTACTAGTTTTAAAAAAACGACACATGCAATAAAATTACGGCACTAAAAGAAATTGAGGAAAGTAATATCATGATTTAGATCaattagaatttcaaatctaCTAAGCTCACAATGGACTCTCATCATCAAACGTGGTCTATCATGCTGTCATTTGTATCATAAAGACAACTTGGTCGGTGGTCGGCAAATCTCTCTCTCCAATCTCCATATGTCTCTATCAACGTGGTCGCATGCATGTGATGTAAACATTACGGCCGGGCCAGTACTGAAGTGAGACAAAATCGAAGCGAGAAAAAAATCAAGGGAATATTGTCTTACCACCACAAAGAGATACACCGCTTGTTGTGGCATTCCTTACAGTCTATTGAACCCCAAAGGAACACCACTCGATCGTTGAGGTCTCAAACAAATGGAATCACAATAATAATGGAAGCGTTCAAGCCGAGATGATATTGTGTCACAAATGCCTCACATGTCACCATTAAGTTCTTAAAAAAAATGCTCGATTCGAAGAAAAAACGTTCAGAAAAGATCACACAGAATCCCGTTTTCTTAGACTGCCGCCAATCATGTAGATATATTTCATCTCTGAATTCATTGATGTGAGAGCCAACAACTTTGCTAAATGGAGGTGTAAGGAGTCCACGCTTTTCCATGCTCAGAATTTTTTTGACCTCTCCTGTACTGGCCCCTGGTGACACAACCACTGTAGTTAGAAGGGTGGATGAGGACAGTGCTGTATTCTTTTCATTCGCGTGTGGATCATATAGCTTAATTAATTTGCATTCAATATCTCTACCACACACTATAAAATGTATGTACTACCAACGACCATATTCTGAGGGGATTCAGCAACCCATATCCACTAATCCATGTGCCTTAGTACATGCCTAGAACCATCCTCCAATGGGACACATGATTCTCTCCGGGGATAGGGTTCCCTACGCACAGTATAGTGTTCCATGACGCCAATAAAGTAATTTGGTATATCGAGGAGTTGGTAAGTTTGTAGGGACGGGACTTGTTTATTTGTCTAATGATTAGGTTATCCCCAATGTCCTTAATCCCACAACTTAATATATACCTGTGGTTCTGAAGGAACCAGCATGCTATCCTGTCCTTTTCCCTTTGGAGTAATATGAGTAGAAGAGATGCACCTTCAGCATATCATCTAACTGACGATGGCATTTTAGATTTATAAATATGACGGAAAATGTCATAAAACCAGTCATTTTCCGTGTGTACGCCAATTCCTTGAAGTTACGTGCAATGGTAAGGTATGTGGGGATgccaagaaaaaaatcaaagctaTTGCAATCACCTTCACGAGCAATGAAGTAATTGGCCGGGAGTATGTTAATGATAACCGTTCATGGAGTAAtggacaaaaaaaattatatcctacagaATATGTACTATATGATCGTGCAACCACTTATTTCTGTAGCATTGTGTTGAGATGAGCATTTGATGTATAGGATTTACATAAACTAGCGGTTGCACATCAtgtaagatataattttttgattgacATGATGTACATTAATGATGTTTGGATAAGGTCAAAACATTTGAAGAATAACATTTATTCATTCGTTCTTTCATTGGCTCGcttattcattcattcattcaagtatttatttatttattatgtgCATGTTTGGggagataaaaaaaattacttcaaCATCAAATAAGTAACAGTTGGTTGGTTTTAAGATAGACGCTGGATTCGCCGACCGAAAAACCTACTAAAAGATTTTAGCTGCGCCGGGTTTATGCTAGGTAGAAGCTCTTTTTTTAAGTTGAATCATAGCTCAAAAAAATGAAACTATTATATTATTAGTTTGAATTGATTctgaaattatatttaaaatataattaaaaaagatttgttTTCTATTGTTTATTATTTGCTCAGTTGTAAGAAAAATATTACAGGGGTaagttaattatttcaaaaaactAACAACTATAATCACTAACAAGTTTTGCTTTTCACAAGATAGTGAAATTGATGGGAGACTGTATTAGGGTGACCATATAAGGCTTCCGGTTTCAATCTGGGACATTCGGAAAAAGGATTGGTGACCGCCCATTTAATCCATACCACCCATACTTCTGAAAATAGTTGGTATTGAAAACGTGGGGACATTTTCTAGAGGGAGGAATGAGCGAGTGGTTTGTGTACAATTTGCTTAAGtcaaatatgaattttaaacATACGCACGTATGCATGCcgcgtgcatatatatatatatatatatatataatatatatatatatatatttttatatatatatatatatatatattatcttaaTTACAATAGCACTAGATGTCATGCAagcactctttttttaaaaaaaaaagaatatttgtTTATTTCTTTTAGTATTTGGGTATGGATTAGCGAGAACTCATAGAAAGCTATTTAACATAAAAGAACACTAATTAAATTATGCAGCCAAGACGTGCATATGTTTTGATTACCGAATACATTATGACTACAACGATAGCTTAAGAAATTTGTCAAATTTTAGTTTAATCCATCCATGGAGCCAAGGAGGCTTCCAGATAGAGAGCTAATATTATCCTAAACATGGCCACCAATACCATCCCCACCCAGCTATTTCATCACAAACAGCAACCACGATGCTTCGGTCTCCAAAGAGGCATAAATCCCGTAGGCCCCACCAATCTCCACAGCTTTAAGCTCCACAAATCAAATAAAACAAGCAATTGCTGCACCAACCCAAGCATCCGAGCCAAAGCTAGACAAAACCTATCAGTACCCGGTGACGTCGAACCTTTCGCCAATCACGAAAGAACACGTGGCGCAACCTCGGCGCAAGGACGGACGACGCTGAGTTGtacagaataaaaaaaaaaaagaagcgccACAAAGGCCTCGACATTTTAATCTGCTTTCCAAGAAAAGGAAATTACACATTTATCACTCCCCACCGGCTAACCGGCTACTCTCCGTCTCCTCCCTCCTTCCCGCTATATAAATTAACACCTCTCTTTCCTCTCCAATCACAGAGAGAGACCAGCGGCAAACAAGAAGTGAGCACACAGAGAGAGAAACccgaaaaagtaaaaaaaaaagaaatgccgATCTCTCGGATAGCGATCGGGACTCGGGAGGAGGCGACTCATCCGAGCGCCCTCAGAGCCGCTCTCGCTGAGTTAATCTCCACTCTAATCTTCGTCTTCGCCGGCCAGGGCTCTGGCATGGCTTTCAGTACGATATTTAACCTCACCCCCTTCTTgtaatttagttttttttttttttttttaagtcatcgTTATAGATGAATTGATCATTTCATTTTTGGTCGGCGGTCGACAGGCAAGCTGACCGGCGGCAGTTCGACCACGCCGGCGGGCCTGGTGGCAGCGTCGCTGGCGCACGCCTTCGGTCTGTTCGTGGCGGTGTCGGTGGCCGCCAACATCTCGGGCGGGCATGTCAACCCGGCTGTGACCTTCGGCGCCTTCGTCGGCGGCAACATCACTCTTCTCAGAGGGATTCTCTACTGGTTCGCTCAGCTCCTCGGCTCCACTATTGCCTGCTTCCTCCTTCGCTTCTCCACCGGCGGCCTCTCCACCGGCACCTTCGGCCTCACCGGCGTCAGCGTCTGGGAGGCGCTCGTCCTCGAGATCGTCATGACCTTCGGCCTAGTCTACACCGTGTACGCCACCGCCGTGGACCCCAAGAGGGGCAACCTCGGGACGATTGCACCGATTGCGATCGGTTTCATCGTGGGAGCCAACATCCTCGCCGGTGGGGCCTTCGACGGGGCGTCGATGAACCCGGCGGTGTCCTTCGGGCCGGCGCTGGTGAGCTGGTCCTGGAGCGACCACTGGGTCTACTGGGTCGGTCCGCTCATCGGCGGCGGCCTCGCCGGCCTCGTCTACGAGTTCTTCTTCATCTCCAACACCACGAGCAGCTCCCCAGCGCCGACTACTGAGAAAGAACTGTTGCTCGTTCTTATGTTGTTAGCAATTCCTCTTCTCTCGGCGTGCAGAGGGTTTAATTTGCCAGGCTCTTgttttctctttccttccttcgTGATCTCTTCATGTATCTTCTTTATTTGCCTTTGTCCTCCTCCATTTGTCTCGGTCCCTTCTTTCTCTGTTTCTGTAGATTCCAAGCTTGTGAAAAGAATTTGCGTCCGTTTCCATATTGGTCTTTTGCGTATGATGTTGAGCTACGTTGATGGAATGGTCCCTGTTCATAAaggtctcttttctctctctttcgccTTCTATTCTTTTAAGTTAATCTTTTATTATGAGTAAGCATATACGCATATAAATATATAACAAATTATTTCTGCCACTAATCGACTTTTGCTGCTGGCTATTATTATTGTTATCATCGTCATCTTCACTTTTATCAATAATGAGAATATTCCTATGGGGACATCTTGACTGTTAATTAAAAAGAATTACAATAGTAACAACTGTAGAAGAACCTTTACTTAGGAATACAGAAGGTATCCTGTGTTCTTGAACAGCTTCACAtgatgagatataaaggtacatagCTAGCCCGATGATCAGCCCCTTTATATATCTACGGTCTTGTATCTACTGTAATTGCGGTCTCTGTGCTCTTGAGCTTTTGACTGTAGTAGGAAGGAAAAGAAATTTATAAAGCTTCTGGAAAGATGAGAAAAGTTCATGGTTCCAATTAACTAAGGGTACACACAGCAATTGAACCCTTCATAATCCAATCTgagtattttataataaataagtgtggattcaaataaatattttgataACTTTATCAGATGAAACTTGGATTCTATTTTTATATGATTGGATTTCTAGGTTCAAATATGAAATTCCAATAAATCAATATATACATTATATGCAATGTAAATATTATAGAAATATCAAGAAAAATGATCGTATAAATCTATTTTAAAAgtacttaatttttttcaaaatcagtcATTAGCTTTTTATATCATGTTCCTTTTCCACCTCAGCCTGCCATAAATTTACTGTAGGTGAAGGGATACTGTGATAAGTCTGCTTTTAGTTTTTGGAATTTGTTAATCGTTGGCTATTTGATCTACTGCAAACAAAGGCTGAATTAAAAGAGAAATAGTATATGAACTCAAAGCTAATTATTAATTGAGTATGGTTACGAGCTCAGAATTTACTTATTTTGATGGATATGATGAATCTGAATTTAAACTCGTTTTTTCAAGTTTGTGGATACATCATGGATGCAATTCAAGTTCAACCTGCATGTGTCGAGCACTAAGCTTGACACATCAAGAAGGAAGTATCTGGcccatctctctccctctttttttttttttttttttttttgcttttgatgTGAATAGGGGGATTCCATCTCTTTATCCACTCCAGACGTGGATAACTGGTAGATGTAAATACGTACAGGTATATTTGTGCAGGTATATAACCACACAACATTAATTGTGGCCCTATATGTGTCTGGCAAACAAGTATCGAGTATTCAATAGTTGCAAACTTGCATTTAACTAAGTACCACTTTGTAGTTCTAGATGGAGTTTTGAAATTTGAACCGTCTATAGCTTCCCACTCATTTCTTAGCTATGTGTGCTTCAGTTTTTCTCTATTAGGAGTTTTGTTCTATAGCTAGTTGTTCAACACAGATATTAGCAAATTCAGAGCTATACATGTATTTCGTTGGAGATTATCCCCATCGCTTTCACTTTGTGGTTGAAACCTCGTTGAACCACAGAAGAGATCTTTTTTATTTGTATGTTCTTAATGTGCAAGTTAGCTCAATCCACTGAACGAATGGTTTCGAATTGCAAGAGTCATCGTCATAAGGTTGACATGAAAACAAATGCCTTGCTGGAAAGTTAAGGAcgaccgtttttttttttttttttttttaccacaaAAAAATGGACAACCTTTTCATATAAATGTAAAAGGAAATCCATCATTGCAAAAGACAAAGGCTGAACGCTAATCGATATCCATGTTCGAGATAAAGAGGAGAAAAATGTTTGTAGAGAGAGCGagctgacaaaaaaaaaaaaaaagaatgaaaaggtTGATAGAAACCACACCACTGATGAGACTTACTACAATGTTCACCATTATCTGGAATATATATTGAAGGCACAGAAAGGCATATATTGTAACTGACAGCCATAGCATATCAGTTCCTTTTGGAAGACAACTCATGAAAAATATTACAAAGAAAATATCTCTGGGTAACAAGCATATTGTCATGAACTTGCCtgagaataaaatatttgatgaaGGTTAAGTCATGAAGAATATGTGGTAAACAAACCAGCATCTGTTTAGCTTTTTCCTTTTAATGTTTGTTTTATCACTCGTAGTCCCTTATGCTGACTCTTTATTAAACAGCAAaacctagtttttttttttttggcaaaaacCTCTTTTTAATTGTCCATAGTTTTTAAAAGACTCCCAAGACTCaccacaggaaaaaaaaaaaaagactcccaAAATTGGCGATATCAGCCCCGGGGTCAACTTGCGTAGATAAGATCAATGCCTTTTACCAAACCTAACCCCCAATATATGCCGAATTAAATTCACCTAGaaattttctagttttaaattcACCACCACAGTGCTCCTTGTTGATATTTTGATAAGAAAAGGAACATAgacctaattataaaatatacatTAAAAACATCCACTTAAGCTTAATATTGCCAAACTTCACTAGAAAATTCACTAAGACGTTGTTTGatatgcttttttttcttttgtggaaATTGTTTGATATGCTTTAGTAAAACAAATTtatacaaaaaattaaaataaaaaagttttaaagaatgattgcttgattattttttgttatattcattttatcaaaattgatgagacataaaattttaaaaataaaaatatgtaccTAGTTATTTATTATCAAGCATGTTTTATACAAATTATATTTTATACTTTCGAAAGAGGTGCTGTGGGAGGATGCGGAGGCTACTCCGGCATCATTTCTTGATATCCTATTTTTTAACTCTTTGAttatattcataataaatttaTACGAGTGCTCCatctcatttaaaaaaaaattatatatctaattatttatgataaaatatattttttatgaattatattttgtaCTTATGTATTTTAGAAGGAATTCACAGACAATCAAGCAATCCTAAGCCAAAAGGATCTAGTAAATACATCATAATTGAAATTGACAAGGACATCTACTATTTAATCTTTTTTCCTCAAAACATGAATTATCTCTAGTTATAGAAAACTATTATTGAAGTTTATAATTATTAGCTCACTGGAACGAAGAGATCCTAAAAATCTTGTGGATCACATAGAGAATAACATCGACATATATTAATATTTCATGATCTTGACACTTTTGGCGCTTATTAAAACTTCGCAGTATGATAGTCTATCTCCGGAACTACCACCTGTGACACGAGGAACAGCAAACGATGTCCTTCCTCTAAACTTAGTTTGATAGCCAGTCCCCAAACTACCCCTATAAGCCTCACCATTTTATTCCCATCGTTGTCTTCAATGTCACCCCCATCTCCATCTCTTTCATGTCCTTCAAAGATCTGTGGGGATGGTAAAAAGTTGCGCTTGCTTAGTCTCTCACATTAAAGATAGTTTGGTTAGGATTAGGTCGAGAGCTTTCCTTTGGTTACTAAGGGGGTGAGTAGGGCCACCAGGGTCGTGAGGTTACCCATAGTCCACCGCCCCACGCTTGGCAAGAGAGTGATTGCCTCGCATGTCGCTCTCAGCCCCGCTGTACCGCACTCAATTTCACTCTTCTCGGCGCGTTCAGTGCACCTCTTGATACGTACTACTAAGCTGCTACCGGTACAGTAATTCCGTGCATCGGTCAAACAGCTCAgtgatttctcttttcttttttttactcaaaaaacaaacaattattttttatttaaaaaataaataaataaaatgaatcagttatatatatatatatatatatatatatatatatattacagctTGATTAGCATCACTATAATGTATGCCGCATGATCATTAATATAATTTTGATTCATTATCCCCAAAATCTCATCTACCAACTCAATCAATCTATCGACATATCTTACGGAATCAATGGCTATTCAAATCTTCAGACGATCAACATGATAAAAATGCAATCGATCATGCAAATTCCTGATGTGCCTAAAAAGGAACATCATAACCATCTATATCCATAGATAAGGAAAGAGCTTCATTACTTGCCTGTATATCATATGATCTTAGCTACATAGATCAGCACCTTCTCCTATATAAATATCATGGAGACCACCTATCCGTAAAAATCTTCAGGCCATGCTTTCATTTTACCTTCTCTCATTGATCTCCTTATTTTTTCTAAACATCAGAGGATCTCTGGCGGGATATGTTTGGATGACACTATAATCATTATCTTTGGTTGTAGATCAAGCCCAGCATTGTACAACATCTCTCAGTCCAATTGAGCAGAACAGCAGCATTGTTTATCAACAAGTCAACCCATTAGATTGGATTTTGTGCGGCTATAAATTGGTATAGGAGGAAGAGCACTTTGAAGTTAAGATTGAAGCGAACTTGGTCATGTCAAATGCGCCGCAATGTGTTCCTATAATAGTgaaaagaaggggaa from Elaeis guineensis isolate ETL-2024a chromosome 4, EG11, whole genome shotgun sequence includes these protein-coding regions:
- the LOC105037218 gene encoding probable aquaporin TIP1-1; the protein is MPISRIAIGTREEATHPSALRAALAELISTLIFVFAGQGSGMAFSKLTGGSSTTPAGLVAASLAHAFGLFVAVSVAANISGGHVNPAVTFGAFVGGNITLLRGILYWFAQLLGSTIACFLLRFSTGGLSTGTFGLTGVSVWEALVLEIVMTFGLVYTVYATAVDPKRGNLGTIAPIAIGFIVGANILAGGAFDGASMNPAVSFGPALVSWSWSDHWVYWVGPLIGGGLAGLVYEFFFISNTTSSSPAPTTEKELLLVLMLLAIPLLSACRGFNLPGSCFLFPSFVISSCIFFICLCPPPFVSVPSFSVSVDSKLVKRICVRFHIGLLRMMLSYVDGMVPVHKGLFSLSFAFYSFKLIFYYE